One genomic region from Muriicola soli encodes:
- the gcvP gene encoding aminomethyl-transferring glycine dehydrogenase produces the protein MNTDSFALRHIGIREEDLPEMLKTVGVDTLDELIYQTIPQDIRLKNDLPLDKPMSEQEFLNHIHHLSRKNEVFKSYIGLGYHESITPSVIKRNILENPGWYTAYTPYQAEIAQGRLEALLNFQTMVCDLTGMELANASLLDESTAAAEAMTMLFDVRTRDQKKNQVVKFYVSEEVLPQTLSLLETRATPLGIELIIGKHTEVELDGSFYGALLQYPGKHGQVFNYTEFVTTAHSFDIRVAVAADILSLAILTPPGEFGADVVVGSTQRFGIPLGYGGPHAAFFATREAFKRNIPGRIIGVTRDTDGARGLRMALQTREQHIKRDKATSNICTAQVLLAVMAGAYAVYHGPKGLRYIAEKVHNHTLRLADGLEQRGLYQLNSAYFDTILVKAEANLIRPVAEKKSINFLYVDDETIGISLNEVTTEDRVNEILNIFSEALGKEQPSGTSSSKSTVLSTDLLRTSDYLTHEVFNSYHSETQLMRYLKRLERKDLALNHSMISLGSCTMKLNAATEMLPLSMPEWGNIHPFVPVEQAAGYHEVLKELARELTIITGFAATSLQPNSGAQGEYAGLMTIRAYHEANGDTHRDLCIIPASAHGTNPASAVMAGMRVVVTKTDEKGNIDLQDLEEKVTQHSENLAALMVTYPSTHGVFESSIRKITQLIHDHGGQVYMDGANMNAQVGLTNPAIIGADVCHLNLHKTFAIPHGGGGPGVGPICVAKQLAPFLPGNPVIKTGGEKAITAISAAPWGSALACLISYGYIKMLGAHGLRRATEIAILNANYIKEKLQGKYDVLYTGEKGRAAHEMIIDCRPFKEKDIEVSDIAKRLMDYGFHAPTVSFPVAGTMMIEPTESEGLSELDRFCEAMISIRQEIDEIQEGESSNVLKNAPHTLQMVTSDSWDFPYSREKAAFPLSFVQENKFWPSIRRVDEAYGDRNLICTCAPIEAYAESE, from the coding sequence ATGAATACAGATTCTTTTGCACTACGCCATATCGGAATAAGGGAAGAGGACCTTCCGGAAATGCTAAAAACTGTCGGGGTAGATACTCTGGATGAACTGATCTATCAGACGATCCCACAAGACATTCGCCTGAAGAATGACCTTCCTCTTGATAAGCCTATGAGCGAGCAGGAATTTCTAAATCACATCCACCACCTATCGAGAAAGAACGAGGTATTCAAATCTTATATTGGCCTTGGATATCACGAAAGTATTACTCCCTCGGTAATTAAGCGAAACATTCTCGAAAATCCGGGCTGGTATACCGCTTATACGCCTTATCAGGCAGAGATTGCACAGGGTCGTCTAGAAGCTTTATTAAACTTCCAGACCATGGTCTGTGATCTCACAGGAATGGAGTTGGCTAATGCCTCACTATTAGACGAAAGCACCGCTGCCGCCGAAGCCATGACTATGCTTTTTGATGTGAGAACAAGGGATCAGAAAAAGAATCAGGTAGTAAAATTTTATGTCTCCGAAGAAGTATTACCTCAAACCCTTTCATTATTAGAGACCCGGGCAACACCTTTGGGCATCGAATTAATAATAGGGAAGCATACCGAAGTAGAATTAGACGGGTCCTTCTATGGAGCCCTGTTACAGTATCCCGGAAAACACGGGCAGGTTTTTAATTATACAGAGTTCGTCACCACTGCACATAGTTTTGACATTCGCGTAGCGGTTGCTGCCGATATATTAAGTCTGGCAATCCTGACACCTCCCGGCGAGTTCGGTGCAGATGTGGTGGTGGGATCAACGCAACGCTTTGGGATCCCATTGGGTTACGGCGGACCACATGCCGCATTTTTTGCAACCAGAGAAGCATTTAAACGAAATATTCCCGGTAGGATTATTGGTGTAACACGGGATACGGATGGAGCCCGTGGTCTTAGAATGGCGTTACAGACCAGGGAGCAACATATTAAAAGAGATAAGGCAACTTCAAATATCTGTACGGCCCAGGTCTTACTCGCCGTAATGGCAGGCGCCTATGCAGTCTACCACGGGCCCAAAGGTCTGAGGTATATTGCTGAAAAGGTACACAATCATACACTTCGTCTGGCTGATGGGTTGGAGCAAAGAGGGCTTTATCAATTAAATTCAGCCTATTTCGACACTATCCTGGTAAAAGCAGAGGCTAACTTAATCAGGCCCGTTGCCGAGAAGAAAAGTATAAATTTTCTATATGTTGATGATGAAACCATCGGTATTTCACTTAATGAAGTAACCACGGAAGACCGAGTAAACGAGATCTTAAATATCTTTTCAGAAGCGCTTGGGAAAGAACAGCCTTCCGGTACCTCAAGTTCAAAATCTACGGTCCTCAGTACAGATTTATTAAGAACTTCAGACTACCTTACCCATGAGGTGTTTAATTCCTATCATTCGGAAACGCAGCTAATGCGGTATCTGAAACGCCTGGAACGCAAAGATCTGGCTTTAAATCACTCAATGATCTCTTTGGGATCGTGTACGATGAAACTCAATGCTGCCACCGAAATGTTACCTCTTAGTATGCCGGAATGGGGAAATATCCATCCCTTTGTACCTGTGGAACAAGCGGCGGGGTATCATGAGGTATTAAAAGAACTCGCTCGTGAGCTGACGATTATAACGGGCTTTGCAGCAACATCACTCCAACCTAATTCGGGCGCACAGGGCGAATACGCAGGATTGATGACTATCAGGGCGTATCACGAGGCTAACGGAGATACTCACCGAGACCTGTGTATTATCCCGGCTTCTGCACATGGCACAAATCCGGCTTCCGCAGTCATGGCAGGAATGCGAGTTGTTGTAACGAAAACTGATGAAAAAGGGAATATCGATCTGCAGGATCTGGAGGAGAAAGTAACGCAGCATTCAGAGAATCTCGCGGCACTTATGGTGACCTATCCCTCCACACATGGGGTTTTTGAATCTTCCATTCGGAAAATCACCCAATTAATTCACGATCATGGAGGTCAGGTCTATATGGACGGTGCCAATATGAATGCCCAGGTAGGATTGACCAACCCGGCAATTATCGGCGCTGATGTTTGCCACCTCAACCTGCATAAAACCTTCGCCATCCCTCACGGAGGGGGAGGTCCCGGAGTTGGACCTATATGCGTAGCTAAACAACTGGCTCCTTTCCTCCCCGGAAATCCTGTAATTAAGACAGGAGGGGAAAAGGCTATTACGGCCATTAGTGCAGCACCCTGGGGTAGTGCCCTGGCTTGCCTGATATCATATGGCTATATCAAAATGCTGGGAGCTCATGGTCTTCGCCGAGCGACGGAAATTGCTATTCTCAATGCCAATTACATCAAGGAAAAACTCCAGGGAAAATACGATGTTTTGTATACGGGAGAGAAAGGAAGAGCGGCCCATGAAATGATTATCGACTGCAGGCCTTTTAAAGAGAAGGACATTGAAGTTTCTGACATCGCAAAACGGCTGATGGATTACGGGTTTCACGCTCCAACCGTTTCATTTCCGGTGGCGGGAACCATGATGATAGAGCCTACAGAAAGCGAAGGGTTATCAGAATTGGATCGTTTTTGCGAAGCAATGATCTCCATTCGTCAGGAAATTGATGAGATCCAAGAAGGAGAGAGCAGTAACGTGTTGAAAAATGCGCCTCACACTCTGCAAATGGTTACATCTGATTCATGGGATTTCCCTTACTCACGTGAAAAAGCAGCCTTTCCGCTTTCATTTGTTCAGGAAAACAAGTTCTGGCCGAGCATCAGACGGGTAGACGAAGCTTATGGCGATCGTAATCTTATTTGTACCTGCGCCCCAATTGAGGCTTACGCCGAAAGTGAATAA
- a CDS encoding MlaE family ABC transporter permease → MNYVTSIGSYSIMIRDVFRKPTKWPIMKSLILKEIDELIYGSMGIIVFISFFIGGVVAIQTALNISNPLIPRNLIGFATRQSVILEFAPTFTSIIMAGKVGSYITSSIGTMRVTEQIDALEVMGVNSLNYLVFPKIIAMFFYPFVVAIAMYIGILGGWIAGVFGGFSSSADFVEGLQLDFIPFHVTYSFLKSIVFAFIIATVPSYHGYFMKGGALEVGKASTTAFVWTSVVIIILNYILTQLLLG, encoded by the coding sequence ATGAATTATGTAACCTCTATTGGTAGTTATTCCATAATGATCCGTGACGTTTTCAGGAAACCTACCAAATGGCCCATCATGAAATCTCTGATCTTAAAAGAAATTGATGAGCTGATTTATGGTTCCATGGGAATTATTGTTTTTATCTCATTTTTTATCGGTGGGGTAGTAGCCATTCAGACCGCATTAAATATCAGTAATCCCCTTATTCCGAGAAACCTCATCGGCTTTGCCACCAGGCAGTCTGTGATCCTGGAATTTGCCCCTACCTTCACTTCAATTATTATGGCAGGAAAGGTGGGTTCCTATATAACCTCCAGTATTGGAACGATGCGGGTTACAGAACAAATAGATGCCCTGGAAGTCATGGGGGTCAATTCTCTGAATTATCTGGTCTTCCCAAAGATCATTGCAATGTTCTTTTATCCGTTTGTAGTGGCGATCGCAATGTATATAGGCATACTTGGAGGGTGGATTGCCGGAGTATTCGGGGGATTCAGCTCAAGTGCTGATTTTGTGGAAGGATTACAACTCGATTTTATCCCATTCCATGTGACTTACTCCTTTCTAAAATCCATTGTATTTGCCTTTATTATAGCTACTGTACCTTCATATCACGGTTACTTTATGAAGGGAGGAGCCCTGGAAGTAGGGAAAGCGAGTACTACGGCATTTGTCTGGACCAGTGTTGTTATTATTATCCTGAATTATATCCTCACTCAATTGTTATTAGGCTGA
- a CDS encoding 3-oxoacyl-ACP synthase III family protein, whose protein sequence is MSIAITGTGCYIPEVLVPNEAFEDKHFLNSDGSNFQQSNTVIIEKFKAITGISERRYAKNEYNASNLAFLASKNALEDANISAEDLDYIIFAHNFGDVSYGSSQGNTLPSLATRVKNHLQIKNPKCVAYDLLFGCPGWIEGMIQAYAFIKSGMAKRCLVIGAETLSRVVDPHDRDSMIYSDGAGACIVEEKDGGGEIISHNSATYANEEAYYLFHGSSYHQEIPDDLRYIKMYGRKIYEFAISYVPGAMKECLDKSGISIDEVKKIFIHQANEKMDEAIIKRFYQLYDREMPEGVMPMNIHELGNSSVATVPTLFDMVRKGKIENQQISKGDVVIFASVGAGMNINAVVYRC, encoded by the coding sequence ATGAGCATTGCCATTACCGGTACCGGTTGTTACATCCCGGAAGTGCTGGTTCCTAACGAAGCCTTTGAAGACAAACATTTCCTCAATAGCGACGGTTCTAATTTCCAACAGTCGAATACTGTAATTATTGAAAAGTTTAAAGCAATTACAGGCATAAGTGAGCGGCGATATGCCAAAAATGAATACAATGCTTCCAACCTGGCATTTCTAGCTTCTAAGAACGCCTTGGAAGACGCCAATATCAGTGCTGAGGATTTAGACTACATCATCTTTGCACATAATTTTGGAGATGTTTCTTACGGATCCTCCCAGGGGAATACACTTCCTAGTTTAGCTACACGAGTTAAAAATCACCTCCAGATAAAAAATCCGAAATGTGTGGCTTATGACCTACTCTTTGGATGCCCTGGATGGATTGAAGGTATGATTCAGGCTTATGCCTTTATCAAAAGTGGAATGGCCAAAAGATGTCTGGTTATAGGTGCAGAAACGCTGTCACGTGTTGTAGATCCGCATGACAGGGATTCTATGATTTATTCAGATGGAGCCGGTGCATGTATCGTTGAAGAGAAAGACGGAGGAGGAGAAATTATTTCCCACAACTCGGCAACTTATGCCAACGAAGAAGCGTATTATTTATTCCATGGCTCATCTTATCACCAGGAAATTCCGGACGACCTGCGATATATAAAAATGTACGGTAGAAAGATTTACGAATTCGCAATCTCCTATGTACCCGGGGCGATGAAAGAATGCCTTGATAAAAGTGGTATTTCCATTGACGAGGTTAAGAAGATCTTTATCCATCAGGCCAACGAGAAAATGGATGAGGCTATTATAAAACGATTCTATCAATTATACGACAGGGAGATGCCTGAAGGCGTAATGCCTATGAATATACACGAATTGGGTAATAGTTCTGTTGCTACGGTCCCTACCCTCTTCGATATGGTTCGCAAAGGAAAAATAGAAAATCAGCAGATCAGCAAGGGAGATGTCGTTATCTTTGCCAGTGTAGGTGCGGGTATGAATATCAATGCCGTTGTTTATAGATGCTAG
- a CDS encoding methyltransferase, which yields MYESNYPKKRYEKTLSFLKKHIDPSETILDLGVVNPFTKIMEEQGYRVKNTHGEDLDLDFSVVTSSEASVVTAFEIFEHLLAPFNVLSEIKATKLVASVPLRLWFATAYRSKTDPRDRHYHEFEAWQFDWLLQKSGWKIIDSDKWAHPVNKIGFRPLLRQFTPRYYIVYAERSVI from the coding sequence ATGTACGAGTCAAATTATCCCAAAAAACGATACGAGAAAACCCTTTCCTTTCTAAAAAAACACATTGATCCTTCAGAAACGATCCTGGATTTGGGAGTTGTAAACCCTTTTACCAAAATCATGGAAGAACAGGGGTACCGTGTAAAAAATACGCATGGCGAAGATCTGGATCTGGATTTTTCGGTGGTTACTTCCTCTGAGGCATCGGTAGTAACCGCTTTTGAAATTTTTGAACACCTTCTTGCCCCATTTAATGTCTTGTCTGAAATAAAAGCTACAAAACTTGTTGCCAGTGTTCCCTTGCGACTTTGGTTTGCTACAGCTTACAGAAGCAAAACTGATCCCAGAGACCGGCATTACCACGAATTTGAAGCCTGGCAATTTGATTGGCTCCTGCAAAAATCAGGATGGAAGATCATCGATTCCGATAAATGGGCGCACCCGGTAAATAAAATAGGGTTCAGACCCCTTTTAAGGCAATTCACGCCCCGATACTACATCGTTTACGCAGAACGTTCCGTTATATAA
- a CDS encoding M3 family metallopeptidase, with protein sequence MKNVLLEPFDLAPFSSITPSHFKPAFEQALQQARLEIDAIVASEAEPTFKNTIEALEFAGAHLDRLSSLFFNLNSAETNEEIQALAQEISPMLTGFSNDIALNQTLFKRVAAVYEVKDSSGLNAEQLMLLDKKYKYFSRNGAHLPEDKKTRLRAIDKELAQLKLTFGEHVLAETNKFEMHLTKEEEVDGLPDGAKEAAAQLASSKGKEGWIITLNYPSYVPFMTYAKNRKLRKKLAIAFGSKGFHKDELDNQGLVLQIARLRYERARLLGYNTHAHYVLEERMAETPDKVLAFLKELQEKAIPAALRELSELQQFARELDGIDTLEKWDSSYYSEKLKQKRFDLDDEKLKPYFKLENVIKGVFDISGELYGIQFEEVSDIDTYHEDVRTFKVKDQNGQLLSVFYADFHPRPGKRGGAWMTSYKPQYKREGGNERPHISIVCNFTKATKSKPSLLTFNEVTTLFHEFGHALHGMLANTSYPSLSGTSVYWDFVELPSQIMENWCFEREALERFATHYKTGEVLPMEMIEKIKESSNFLEGMATLRQLSFGFLDMAWHAEDPSGVDSVKAYEQKAFEDTQLFADIPETCMSTAFSHIFQGGYSAGYYSYKWAEVLDADAFAYFKEKGVFNKAVAAKFRENILSKGGTEKPMELYKKFRGSEPKLDALLKRAGLIKKSA encoded by the coding sequence ATGAAAAACGTATTGCTCGAGCCGTTTGATCTGGCTCCTTTTAGTTCAATAACCCCAAGTCATTTTAAACCCGCCTTTGAACAAGCCTTACAACAGGCTCGTTTGGAAATCGATGCGATCGTAGCTTCTGAAGCCGAACCGACATTTAAAAATACGATAGAAGCACTTGAGTTTGCCGGGGCCCACCTGGACAGGCTTTCCTCTCTGTTTTTTAACCTTAACTCCGCTGAGACCAATGAAGAAATCCAGGCTCTCGCCCAGGAAATTTCTCCCATGCTTACCGGGTTTAGCAATGATATAGCCCTTAATCAGACCCTTTTTAAAAGAGTTGCTGCTGTTTATGAAGTGAAAGATTCCTCAGGACTCAATGCAGAACAGTTAATGTTATTGGACAAAAAATACAAGTACTTCAGCAGAAACGGAGCTCATCTGCCAGAGGATAAAAAAACTCGTCTCCGGGCAATCGACAAGGAACTGGCTCAATTGAAACTCACCTTTGGGGAACACGTATTGGCCGAGACCAACAAATTTGAAATGCATCTGACCAAGGAGGAAGAGGTTGATGGATTGCCTGATGGGGCTAAAGAAGCTGCTGCCCAACTGGCCTCCTCAAAGGGAAAAGAAGGATGGATAATCACCCTCAATTATCCAAGTTATGTCCCCTTTATGACTTATGCAAAAAACCGAAAACTCCGAAAAAAACTAGCGATTGCTTTCGGTAGTAAGGGCTTCCATAAAGATGAATTAGACAATCAGGGATTGGTCCTTCAAATTGCCCGTCTGAGATACGAAAGGGCAAGGCTGCTGGGGTACAACACCCATGCCCATTACGTATTGGAAGAGCGCATGGCAGAAACGCCGGATAAGGTATTGGCTTTTCTCAAGGAACTCCAGGAAAAAGCAATACCGGCTGCCCTTAGGGAATTATCGGAATTGCAACAGTTTGCCAGAGAACTGGATGGAATAGATACTCTGGAAAAATGGGATAGTAGTTATTACAGTGAAAAACTAAAGCAAAAACGATTCGACCTTGACGACGAAAAGCTGAAGCCTTATTTTAAACTGGAAAACGTCATAAAAGGTGTTTTCGATATTTCCGGGGAATTGTACGGAATTCAATTCGAAGAAGTATCAGATATTGATACCTACCATGAAGATGTTAGGACCTTTAAAGTCAAGGACCAGAATGGGCAATTGCTGTCAGTATTTTATGCCGATTTTCATCCCAGACCGGGGAAGCGAGGAGGAGCCTGGATGACCTCGTATAAACCCCAATACAAAAGAGAAGGAGGAAATGAAAGACCGCATATTTCAATAGTTTGCAATTTTACCAAGGCCACTAAATCCAAACCGTCTTTACTGACGTTTAACGAGGTTACTACTTTATTTCATGAATTCGGGCATGCACTTCACGGGATGCTTGCCAACACCTCTTATCCCAGCCTTTCAGGGACATCAGTCTATTGGGATTTTGTAGAGTTACCCAGCCAGATTATGGAAAACTGGTGTTTTGAAAGAGAAGCATTGGAACGATTTGCCACCCACTACAAGACCGGGGAAGTCCTTCCCATGGAAATGATTGAAAAAATTAAGGAATCCTCTAATTTCCTCGAGGGAATGGCTACACTCAGACAATTGAGTTTTGGCTTTCTCGACATGGCATGGCATGCTGAAGATCCTTCCGGGGTAGATTCTGTAAAGGCCTACGAACAAAAAGCTTTCGAAGATACTCAGCTCTTTGCCGATATTCCGGAAACTTGTATGAGTACGGCATTTTCACATATTTTCCAGGGAGGTTATTCTGCGGGATATTACAGTTACAAATGGGCTGAAGTCCTGGATGCTGATGCCTTTGCCTATTTTAAGGAAAAAGGGGTTTTTAATAAAGCCGTAGCTGCAAAATTCAGGGAGAATATTTTGAGTAAAGGGGGTACAGAAAAACCAATGGAACTTTACAAAAAATTCAGGGGAAGTGAACCCAAGCTCGACGCCTTGCTCAAAAGGGCAGGTTTAATAAAGAAATCGGCTTAA
- a CDS encoding sigma-70 family RNA polymerase sigma factor, which produces MKDHKLEPDSWVDEYADYLFNYAISRVSDQETAKDLIQDTFIAALKSAENFKGKASERTWLISILKRKIIDHYRKINSKKGKAEVRRTYNPSSESEGDWLEEQVADPDSILENDAIENRELGLAIQACIDQLPVNQRRVFTMKTVSGLATEDICKELNINPSNLWVTIHRARTALMGCLNKNWFTL; this is translated from the coding sequence ATGAAAGATCATAAATTAGAGCCCGATTCCTGGGTAGATGAGTATGCTGACTACCTGTTCAATTATGCCATATCAAGAGTAAGCGACCAGGAAACTGCTAAGGACCTCATCCAGGATACCTTTATTGCGGCTTTAAAATCTGCGGAGAATTTCAAGGGCAAAGCCTCTGAACGCACCTGGCTTATATCCATCCTGAAAAGAAAAATAATTGATCACTATCGCAAGATCAATTCCAAAAAAGGGAAGGCAGAAGTGCGCCGAACTTATAACCCTTCTTCGGAAAGTGAAGGTGATTGGCTTGAAGAGCAGGTAGCTGATCCCGATAGTATCCTAGAGAACGATGCGATAGAGAACAGGGAATTGGGCTTAGCGATACAGGCTTGTATAGACCAATTACCGGTCAACCAACGTCGTGTTTTTACCATGAAAACTGTGAGCGGACTGGCCACTGAAGATATTTGTAAAGAACTCAATATAAATCCGTCTAACCTTTGGGTAACGATTCACAGGGCAAGAACTGCCTTGATGGGATGCCTTAATAAAAACTGGTTTACATTATGA
- a CDS encoding rhodanese-like domain-containing protein has translation MKKKSTFGRNDTEVKIYLSLFVLLFLAGSCKDAHQLPINEFSQVDLQNYTLLDVRTPEEFEAGHLENAININWFDDDFTEQVAVLEKEKTVYVYCQKGGRSAKARAVLDSLGFKAIDLTGGYGAWMENPEN, from the coding sequence TTGAAGAAAAAAAGTACATTTGGGAGAAATGACACAGAGGTGAAAATTTACTTAAGCCTATTCGTTCTATTGTTCCTCGCCGGCAGCTGCAAAGATGCTCATCAACTTCCGATCAATGAGTTCAGTCAAGTAGACCTGCAGAACTACACCTTATTGGATGTACGAACCCCTGAAGAATTCGAGGCGGGACATCTGGAAAATGCAATCAACATCAACTGGTTTGACGATGATTTTACGGAGCAAGTAGCCGTTTTGGAGAAAGAGAAAACTGTCTATGTGTATTGCCAGAAAGGAGGACGGAGTGCCAAGGCACGTGCGGTTCTGGACTCTCTGGGATTTAAGGCTATAGACCTCACTGGAGGTTATGGAGCATGGATGGAAAACCCGGAGAATTAA
- a CDS encoding glycosyltransferase family 2 protein has translation MPKPDAPSYYVVIPAHNEEEFLADALESVIKQTVLPKRVVVVNDHSTDGTNNIIDQYAMKYPFIEGVDNRSTDEHLPGSKVVAAFNKGLSLLDDDYDFIVKLDADIVLPEHYFNKIAEVFQSSADIGIAGGYAYEKNNEGDWVLNHPMDKDHIRGAFKAYSRDCIKAMDGLRVAMGWDTVDELLAQYNGFKTAGVSSLKVKHQRPIGAAYNIKARRSQGKAMYLMRYGFFITVIASMKMAVKNRKLRIIRDNLQGYWEAKKNGTPYIVTSQEGEFIRNLRWKRIFSKLF, from the coding sequence ATGCCAAAGCCAGACGCCCCTTCTTATTATGTCGTTATCCCCGCTCATAACGAAGAAGAATTCCTGGCGGATGCCCTGGAGAGTGTTATAAAGCAAACTGTCTTACCTAAAAGAGTCGTGGTCGTCAACGATCATTCCACCGACGGCACGAACAATATAATTGACCAATATGCGATGAAATATCCCTTTATTGAAGGGGTAGACAATCGGTCCACAGACGAACACCTGCCGGGAAGCAAAGTAGTAGCCGCCTTCAATAAAGGCCTTTCTCTCCTGGATGATGATTACGATTTTATCGTAAAACTCGATGCAGATATCGTGCTCCCTGAACACTATTTTAATAAGATCGCAGAAGTTTTCCAGTCGTCTGCAGACATCGGTATAGCCGGTGGATACGCCTATGAAAAAAACAACGAAGGAGACTGGGTTTTAAACCACCCCATGGACAAGGATCACATAAGGGGAGCTTTTAAAGCCTACTCCCGCGATTGTATTAAGGCTATGGACGGACTTAGAGTTGCTATGGGATGGGATACCGTTGATGAACTCCTTGCTCAGTATAACGGATTTAAAACCGCCGGGGTTTCTTCACTAAAAGTAAAGCATCAACGGCCCATAGGGGCGGCCTATAATATAAAGGCAAGAAGATCGCAGGGTAAGGCAATGTACCTTATGCGCTATGGATTTTTCATCACGGTGATCGCCTCCATGAAAATGGCTGTTAAAAACAGAAAACTAAGAATCATTCGTGATAACCTTCAAGGCTATTGGGAAGCCAAAAAGAATGGGACTCCCTACATAGTTACCTCCCAGGAGGGTGAGTTTATCAGAAACCTCCGTTGGAAAAGGATTTTCAGCAAATTATTCTAA
- the pafA gene encoding alkaline phosphatase PafA, whose amino-acid sequence MKKYIKSILVLGIVAIIPMLQTQAQSNKKPIKESPKLVVGIVVDQMRYDYLTRFWDHYGDGGFKRMVNQGFNCKNNHFNYTPTSTGPGHASVYTGTTPSTHGIIGNNWYDKVSGKVVYCASDDNYSSVGTTAGTGKMSPHRMTVSTITDELRLFTQKRGKVIALALKDRGAVLPGGHMANAAYWFNGGAEGNWISSSYYMEELPRWVKNFNASDAAASYKKPWNTLKDIKTYQESGSDDNVYEGMFNGETAPVFPHDLPAIWDNNSQFDLLRGTAYGNSLTTDFALAAIDGEDLGKDGITDFLAISFSSTDYVGHQFGVNSKEIQDTYLRLDKDLERLFDVLDKKVGGGEYLVFLSADHGAVDVPAYLKDQKLPAGYMDSQGMSTKFKEFMSYTYGEADVIKNYSNAQFFLDHDVIRNLDLEVKDVQYAIGQELLTYDGISRVFTGYQMQHNEYSRGIPYIVQNGYNQKRSGDVILILDPAVVYYPKTGSTHGSPYAYDTHVPLLFYGKGIPQGSTVERTEINDIAPTIASLLGIAFPNGTTGQPIEEVLE is encoded by the coding sequence ATGAAAAAATACATCAAATCAATATTAGTTCTTGGTATTGTAGCTATAATTCCAATGCTGCAGACCCAGGCACAGAGCAATAAGAAACCAATAAAAGAAAGCCCCAAACTCGTGGTAGGGATTGTTGTTGATCAAATGCGCTACGACTACCTAACCCGATTTTGGGATCATTACGGAGATGGAGGATTTAAGAGGATGGTCAATCAAGGATTTAACTGTAAGAATAATCACTTTAATTATACACCTACTTCAACAGGTCCCGGCCATGCTTCGGTCTACACCGGGACGACACCTTCAACACACGGTATCATTGGGAATAATTGGTACGACAAGGTCTCAGGTAAAGTTGTCTATTGTGCTTCTGACGACAACTACTCCTCAGTCGGCACAACAGCGGGTACCGGTAAAATGTCGCCTCACCGGATGACAGTTTCAACCATTACAGATGAATTACGTTTGTTTACACAAAAAAGGGGGAAAGTTATCGCTTTGGCTTTAAAAGACAGAGGTGCCGTACTGCCGGGCGGACATATGGCTAATGCAGCTTATTGGTTTAACGGAGGTGCAGAAGGGAACTGGATCAGTAGTTCGTATTATATGGAGGAACTACCCAGATGGGTGAAAAACTTTAATGCCTCAGATGCTGCTGCAAGCTATAAAAAACCATGGAACACATTAAAGGATATAAAAACCTACCAGGAAAGCGGCTCAGATGACAATGTTTATGAAGGCATGTTCAATGGAGAAACTGCCCCGGTATTCCCACATGATCTGCCTGCAATTTGGGATAATAACAGTCAGTTCGATCTCTTAAGGGGTACGGCTTATGGAAATAGTTTAACAACTGATTTTGCCTTGGCTGCTATCGATGGGGAAGATCTTGGGAAGGATGGGATCACCGACTTCCTGGCCATTAGTTTTTCCAGTACGGATTATGTAGGGCACCAGTTTGGGGTGAATTCCAAAGAGATTCAGGATACTTACCTTAGGCTGGACAAGGATTTAGAAAGGTTATTTGATGTCCTGGATAAAAAAGTAGGTGGTGGAGAATATTTGGTATTCCTTTCAGCAGACCACGGTGCGGTTGATGTGCCCGCCTATTTAAAAGACCAGAAATTACCGGCGGGGTATATGGATTCCCAGGGGATGTCTACCAAGTTCAAAGAATTCATGTCTTATACCTATGGCGAAGCCGATGTGATAAAGAACTACAGCAATGCGCAATTTTTTCTGGATCATGATGTGATCAGAAACCTGGACCTTGAGGTTAAAGATGTTCAATATGCAATCGGACAGGAGTTGCTGACTTACGACGGTATCAGCAGGGTATTTACGGGCTATCAGATGCAACATAACGAATACAGCCGCGGCATTCCCTATATCGTGCAAAACGGATATAACCAGAAAAGATCAGGAGACGTCATTTTAATTCTCGATCCCGCAGTAGTATATTATCCCAAAACAGGATCAACACACGGTTCCCCCTATGCTTACGATACTCATGTCCCCTTGTTGTTTTACGGGAAGGGTATCCCCCAGGGAAGCACAGTAGAAAGGACCGAAATCAATGACATAGCTCCCACAATTGCTTCATTATTAGGGATAGCATTTCCTAACGGAACTACAGGACAACCCATTGAGGAAGTGTTAGAATAA